Proteins encoded together in one Astatotilapia calliptera chromosome 7, fAstCal1.2, whole genome shotgun sequence window:
- the LOC113026624 gene encoding myosin-10 isoform X2: MKGLEDEKKAAVSAENEKSRQCRELCEKVLNLEKDLLHMRSALDRGSIDQSTERAPGSLNRTLPEKQKVDTEMLELREALKEAETKAKILEEERNKALQQLQASIEMQRTLLSQIEETHKKLSHTAQDHSELQKELTEANNKISQACLEKAILSTQVLKLEDNIKEIKSKLTEALCDKDHLIQEKTNLLHRVQVLEMQTHNKQQQKDVVVKEDSKALREENEKIRGELEMIKKRLEISHHELQELTDEKIINTKQVTDLEVQCSQLIREKEELQSEIKGRREEMQEKCCEHRESVEVLELEYQKLRNQCLRLEGEVFEKEKREEEYRKQDVVKVQTIEELKAVASHWTEKWQKVALTLQSTQEELEELKKNSRNKGGCDSLLRDELEKLELERSRSQARLHRDKDEGKGEGGQIPDKGTETCLSESSLLWDSESHPNKFLQVSIQSSEVQRLKQKLADKENELSEKEHALKTLERLREMEKNEAKIKISALELKLMKKLPEDGQDQGSILTDIFIRDSEEIPGKVNQILPSSKLQTQRQFYEVEDGKPSVQGQRGKTVCPLNVDTEQQRRLVTEQLKSLFKEREGKEAQQGDSNGASSPQDWTPTVKLVRAAVDRRNWQQASGLMPVFEEDEEEINGCPAEEEEEEGEAGEETHDESLLDQKQQP, from the exons ATGAAGGGCCTCGAGGATGAGAAGAAGGCTGCTGTAtcagctgaaaatgaaaaaagcagaCAGTGCAGAGAACTCTGTGAAAA GGTCTTAAATCTGGAGAAGGATTTGTTACATATGAGGTCTGCTCTGGACAGAGGAAGCATCGATCAATCAACCGAGAGAGCTCCGGGCTCGCTCAACAGAACATTACCA GAGAAGCAGAAAGTTGACACAGAGATGCTGGAGTTGAGAGAGGCTCTGAAAGAGGCTGAGACTAAGGCAAAGATACTAGAAGAAGAGCGTAACAAGGCACTCCAACAGCTTCAAGCGTCTATTGAg ATGCAGAGGACGCTGTTGAGTCAAATAGAGGAGACGCACAAGAAGCTCAGCCACACTGCACAGGATCATTCTGAACTGCAGAAAGAGCTGACCGAAGCCAACAACAAGATCAGCCAAGCATGCCTG GAAAAAGCCATCTTATCAACTCAAGTGTTGAAGTTGGAGGAcaatataaaagaaataaagtccAAACTGACTGAGGCTCTGTGTGACAAAGATCACCTGATACAG GAGAAGACAAATCTTCTCCACAGGGTTCAAGTCCTGGAGATGCAGACTcacaacaaacagcagcagaaagatGTTGTGGTGAAGGAAGACTCAAAGGCTCTCAGAGAG gaaaatgaaaaaataagagGAGAGCTTGAAATGATCAAGAAGAGGCTGGAGATATCACACCACGAGCTACAGGAGCTGACAGATGAGAAAATCATAAACACCAAACAGGTCACCGATCTGGAGGTGCAGTGCTCTCAGCTGatcagagaaaaagaggaactgCAGAGTGAAATTAAAGGCAGACGAGAAGAAATGCAGGAAAAGTGCTGTGAGCACAG GGAATCTGTGGAAGTCTTGGAACTAGAATACCAGAAACTGAGGAATCAGTGTCTGCGTTTGGAGGGTGAGGTGTTTGAGAAGGAAAAGCGGGAGGAAGAGTATCGCAAACAAGATGTGGTAAAGGTCCAGACCATCGAGGAACTGAAGGCTGTGGCCTCACATTGGACAGAGAAATGGCAAAAAGTGGCTTTGACCCTGCAGTCTACACAAGAGGAGTTAGAGGAGTTAAAGAAGAACTCAAGAAATAAA ggAGGATGTGACTCGCTGCTCAGGGATGAGCTTGAAAAGCTGGAGCTGGAAAGGAGCAGGAGCCAGGCACGTCTTCATAGAGATAAGGACGAAGGTAAAG GTGAAGGGGGCCAGATTCCAGACAAAGGGACAGAGACATG cttatcAGAATCCTCTTTGTTATGGGACTCTGAGAGCCACCCAAACAAATTCCTTCAG GTCAGCATCCAAAGCAGTGAGGTTCAaaggctgaagcaaaaacttgcAGACAAAGAGAATGAACTGAGCGAAAA AGAACATGCTTTAAAGACTCTAGAAAGGCtgagagagatggaaaaaaatgagGCTAAAATCAAGATTTCTGCCCTGGAGCTCAAG CTCATGAAAAAGCTTCCTGAAGATGGCCAAGATCAGGGAAGCATTCTAACAGACATCTTCATTCGTGACTCAGAGG agattccAGGGAAGGTGAACCAAATCCTCCCAAGCTCGAAGCTTCAAACCCAGAGGCAGTTTTATGAG GTTGAAGATGGGAAACCTTCTGTCCAAGGCCAAAGGGGCAAAACAGTCTGTCCGCTTAATGTAGACACAGAGCAGCAAAGGAGACTGGTTACTGAGCAG TTAAAGAGTTTATTTAAAGAACGAGAGGGAAAGGAGGCCCAGCAGGGTGACAGCAATGGAGCCTCTTCACCTCAAGACTGGACACCCACAGTTAAACTTGTTAGG GCTGCAGTGGACAGGAGAAACTGGCAACAAGCCTCGGGTTTGATGCCAGTGTtcgaggaggatgaagaggagattAACGGCTGtccagcagaggaggaggaggaggagggagaggcagGAGAGGAGACCCATGATGAAAGCCTCCTTGATCAGAAACAGCAG CCTTAA
- the edc3 gene encoding enhancer of mRNA-decapping protein 3: MAADWLGSLVSINCGPTLGVYQGEVSSVDQSSQTISLRQPFHNGVKCPVPEVTFSAIDIKDLKILDFRNDNSRTTSAAPAKVTSAPVAVPKGDPRSVEKLNSPQHCSKSYGERHLDIPGQPKGFRRRHNSWSASNRGVNQVTPKKNGVKNGQMKQRDDECFGDGVDDFLDTDFDFEGNLALFDKAAVFSEIDISERRNGVRSRGTPQEQTPTRYRHDENILEAKPVVYRQITVPQPGAKEYCTDSGLVVPSITYELHKRLLSVAERHGLSLERRLEMTGVCASQMALTLLGGPNRFTPKNLHQHPTVALLCGPHVQGAQGISCGRHLANHEVEVVLFLPNFVKMHDAVTSEVTLFNKTGGKQVSSIKDLPDTPVDLIINCLDCHENTFLMDQPWYWAAADWANQNRAPVLSLDPPASGQGQAVEAKWSLSLCLPLPLAEGAGRVYLCDIGIPRQVFQEVGIKYHSPFGCKFVIPLHSA, encoded by the exons ATGGCCGCGGATTGGTTGGGTAGTTTGGTGTCAATTAACTGTGGACCAACGCTGGGAGTCTACCAGGGAGAAGTATCATCTGTGGACCAGTCCAGCCAAACCATCTCCTTAAGACAGCCTTTCCACAATGGAGTCAAGTGTCCCGTGCCAGAGGTCACATTCAG tgccATTGACATAAAAGACCTAAAGATTTTAGATTTTAGAAATGACAATAGTCGGACTACCTCTGCTGCACCTGCAAAGGTAACCAGCGCACCGGTTGCAGTCCCAAAGGGTGACCCTAGATCTGTGGAGAAACTGAACTCTCCACAGCACTGCTCTAAAAGTTATGGAGAGCGTCATCTGGACATACCTGGCCAGCCTAAAGGATTCCGTCGAAGACATAACTCCT GGTCAGCCAGTAATCGAGGGGTAAATCAAGTGACGCCGAAGAAGAATGGGGTGAAGAATGGCCAGATGAAGCAGAGAGATGATGAGTGTTTTGGCGACGGCGTGGATGATTTCCTGGACACAGACTTTGATTTTGAAGGAAACCTGGCTCTTTTTGACAAAGCAGCAGTTTTCTCAGAGATTGACATATCGGAGCGTCGTAATGGTGTGAGGTCACGTGGCACACCTCAGGAGCAGACTCCTACTCGGTACCGGCATGATGAGAACATCCTGGAGGCCAAACCTGTTGTGTACAGACAGATTACTGTACCGCAGCCTGGGGCCAAAGAATACTGCACCG ACTCTGGACTTGTTGTACCAAGTATAACCTACGAACTGCACAAGCGTCTGTTGTCTGTTGCTGAGCGCCATGGTCTTTCACTGGAGAGGAGACTGGAAATGACTGGAGTGTGTGCCAGTCAGATGGCACTTACATTACTAGGGGGGCCAAACAG ATTCACCCCGAAGAATTTGCACCAGCATCCCACGGTGGCACTGCTGTGTGGCCCTCATGTTCAGGGAGCTCAGGGCATCAGCTGCGGTCGCCACCTGGCCAATCACGAAGTGGAGGTCGTCCTGTTTCTGCCAAACTTTGTCAAAATGCATGACGCCGTGACCAGCGAGGTCACCCTCTTCAACAAAACTGGTGGCAAACAGGTGTCCAGTATCAAAG ACCTCCCTGACACCCCTGTGGATCTAATCATTAACTGTCTGGACTGTCATGAGAACACATTCCTGATGGATCAGCCTTGGTACTGGGCGGCTGCAGACTGGGCGAATCAGAACAGAGCACCAGTGCTAAGCTTAGATCCCCCTGCTAGCGGCCAGGGGCAGGCAGTTGAAGCCAAATGGTCCCTCTCACTTTGCCTTCCACTCCCCTTAGCTGAAGGGGCTGGCAGGGTCTACCTGTGTGACATAGGAATTCCTCGCCAGGTGTTCCAGGAAGTGGGAATCAAATACCATTCTCCCTTTGGCTGCAAATTTGTCATCCCCTTGCACTCGGCATAA
- the LOC113026650 gene encoding tyrosine-protein kinase CSK-like has translation MTEVQNPWPQGTECVARYNFKGTTEQDLPFNKGDVLTIIVVTKDPNWYKAKNSAGREGTIPANYVQKREGVKSGGKLSLMPWFHGKITRDQAERLLNPPETGLFLVRESTNFPGDYTLCVSCDGKVEHYRIIYHNGKLTIDDEAYFENLMQLVEHYTKDADGLCTKLIKPKLEEGTVAAQDEFSRSGWSLSRKDLKLQQVIGKGEFGDVMVGDYRGTKVAVKCIKNDATAQAFIAEASVMTQLRHDNLVQLLGVIVEENGSLFIVTEYMAKGCLVDYLRSRGRTVLGGEALLHFALDVCEAMAYLETNNFVHRDLAARNVLVSEDNMAKVSDFGLTKEASSTQDTAKLPVKWTAPEALREKKFSTKSDVWSYGILLWEIYSFGRVPYPRIPLKDVVPRVEKGYKMDCPDGCPEVVYNIMKQCWNLDPAARPSFQMLKEWIQHITQGMGKRQ, from the exons ATGACAGAGGTCCAG AACCCATGGCCGCAGGGCACAGAGTGTGTGGCCAGGTATAACTTCAAAGGCACAACAGAGCAGGACCTGCCCTTTAACAAAGGAGACGTGTTGACTATCATTGTTGTCACAAAG GATCCAAACTGGTACAAGGCTAAAAATTCTGCAGGCCGCGAGGGAACGATCCCAGCCAACTATGTCCAGAAAAGGGAAGGTGTGAAAAGTGGGGGAAAGCTGAGTCTAATGCC ATGGTTTCATGGCAAGATAACTCGGGATCAGGCGGAGCGGTTGCTTAACCCCCCTGAGACAGGCCTGTTCTTGGTGCGGGAAAGCACTAACTTCCCTGGCGACTACACTCTGTGTGTGAGCTGCGACGGTAAGGTGGAGCACTATCGCATCATCTACCACAACGGCAAGCTCACCATCGATGATGAGGCTTATTTTGAAAACCTCATGCAGCTTGTAGAG CACTACACCAAAGATGCTGATGGCCTCTGCACCAAACTAATCAAGCCAAAGCTGGAGGAAGGGACGGTGGCTGCGCAGGATGAATTTTCCAGGA GCGGCTGGTCGTTGAGCAGAAAAGACCTCAAGCTGCAGCAGGTTATTGGAAAAGGAGAATTTGGAG ATGTGATGGTGGGAGACTACAGAGGGACCAAAGTAGCTGTGAAGTGCATCAAAAACGACGCCACAGCGCAGGCCTTTATTGCAGAGGCTTCTGTCATGAC GCAACTACGGCACGATAACCTGGTACAGCTGCTTGGAGTGATTGTGGAGGAGAACGGAAGTCTTTTTATAGTTACTGAGTATATGGCAAAG ggCTGTTTGGTTGACTATTTACGTTCCAGAGGCCGGACAGTACTTGGTGGAGAAGCTCTCCTACATTTTGCATT AGACGTCTGTGAAGCCATGGCGTATCTGGAGACCAATAACTTTGTTCACCGAGACTTAGCCGCACGAAACGTTCTCGTGTCAGAGGACAACATGGCTAAAGTCAGTGATTTTGGCTTGACCAAGGAGGCCTCTTCCACTCAGGATACCGCTAAGCTCCCCGTGAAGTGGACGGCACCTGAAGCACTGAGAGAAAAG AAATTTTCCACCAAATCAGATGTTTGGAGCTACGGTATTTTGCTGTGGGAGATTTACTCTTTTGGCCGAGTTCCTTATCCGAGAATT CCATTAAAGGATGTAGTGCCTCGAGTGGAGAAAGGCTACAAAATGGACTGTCCTGACGGCTGTCCTGAAGTCGTGTATAACATCATGAAACAGTGCTGGAACCTGGATCCCGCCGCCCGACCAAGTTTTCAGATGTTGAAAGAGTGGATTCAGCATATCACCCAAGGGATGGGAAAAAGACAATGA
- the syt18b gene encoding uncharacterized protein syt18b: MPYHDEEYPGQPLWQSVLLFCCKGMIEGIMVILFFWLLVQVLFTKQLEVHLQILLLVGLITFCLCLVLGCLLCLWKSKVSRVKDKAPATSAPAPAEPVSFAQTSPSPSAGATASASKQQFAELDEEVLEYPSTFSSAATSEGEFGSLAFSNQTSCEQKEPPKSYFSLRRLSTPLLSSPLYKPLDQSHSSLPSFPKLGLLAKTRKALQRRCTVTGEDISYNEHTRLTRPSAGSPSTKEKPIPLAPLSYGSSASCQHPISPKPCLHFTMAFSPGQQTLTVTVLSLSGTPHRLEDVSVQGSLPPLCPFPMKAAVQSSSSSEAHSLVLIFKVSSVEELQRCVLKVAVNAREPVSPRRSSLGELEAECAGRDWTPQTPLHLTKELNRSK, from the exons ATGCCTTATCATGATGAGGAGTACCCCGGTCAGCCTCTGTGGCAGTCTGTGCTGCTTTTCTGCTGCAAGGGCATGATCGAGGGCATCATGGTCATTCTGTTCTTCTGGCTTCTGGTTCAGGTCCTGTTCACCAAACAGTTAGAAG TTCATCTCCAGATTCTTCTTCTGGTTGGGCTGATCaccttttgtctgtgtttggtcCTGGGATGCCTTCTGTGCTTGTGGAAAAGTAAAGTTTCTCGAGTGAAAGACAAAGCTCCTGCGACATCAGCACCAGCTCCTGCTGAACCTGTGTCCTTTGCTCAGACCTCACCTTCTCCCTCAGCAGGAGCAACAGCATCAGCATCCAAGCAGCAGTTTGCTGAGCTGGATGAAGAAGTGCTGGAGTACCCGTCCACTTTTAGCAGCGCTGCTACTTCAGAGGGTGAATTTGGCTCTCTGGCATTTTCAAATCAAACTTCCTGTGAACAAAAGGAGCCTCCAAAGTCTTATTTTTCCCTGCGCCGCCTCAGCACACCTCTGCTTTCATCACCCCTTTATAAACCATTAGACCAGAGTCATAGCTCGCTGCCTTCCTTTCCCAAACTGGGACTACTGGCCAAAACACGCAAGGCCCTGCAGCGACGCTGCACTGTAACTGGGGAAGACATATCTTATAATGAGCACACTAGACTCACCAGACCCAGTGCTGGCTCTCCTtctacaaaagaaaaacctaTCCCATTGGCCCCACTAAGCTATGGCTCCAGTGCAAGCTGCCAACATCCAATATCACCAAAACCCTGCCTCCACTTCACTATGGCCTTCTCTCCAGGGCAGCAAACCCTGACAGTCACTGTCCTCAGCCTCAGTGGGACGCCTCACAGGCTGGAAGATGTGTCTGTGCAGGGCAGCCTACCACCTCTCTGCCCCTTTCCTATGAAAGCCGCTGTGCAGAGCAGCTCCAGCTCTGAAGCCCACAGCCTGGTGCTAATTTTTAAGGTGAGCTCTGTGGAGGAGCTCCAAAGGTGTGTACTGAAGGTAGCTGTGAATGCACGAGAACCAGTGAGCCCCAGacgcagttctctgggtgaactGGAAGCCGAGTGTGCAGGAAGAGACTGGACACCACAGACGCCACTTCACTTAACAAAAGAACTCAATCGAagcaaatag
- the LOC113026624 gene encoding cingulin-like protein 1 isoform X1, whose protein sequence is MKGLEDEKKAAVSAENEKSRQCRELCEKVLNLEKDLLHMRSALDRGSIDQSTERAPGSLNRTLPEKQKVDTEMLELREALKEAETKAKILEEERNKALQQLQASIEMQRTLLSQIEETHKKLSHTAQDHSELQKELTEANNKISQACLEKAILSTQVLKLEDNIKEIKSKLTEALCDKDHLIQEKTNLLHRVQVLEMQTHNKQQQKDVVVKEDSKALREENEKIRGELEMIKKRLEISHHELQELTDEKIINTKQVTDLEVQCSQLIREKEELQSEIKGRREEMQEKCCEHRESVEVLELEYQKLRNQCLRLEGEVFEKEKREEEYRKQDVVKVQTIEELKAVASHWTEKWQKVALTLQSTQEELEELKKNSRNKGGCDSLLRDELEKLELERSRSQARLHRDKDEGKGEGGQIPDKGTETCLSESSLLWDSESHPNKFLQVSIQSSEVQRLKQKLADKENELSEKEHALKTLERLREMEKNEAKIKISALELKLMKKLPEDGQDQGSILTDIFIRDSEEIPGKVNQILPSSKLQTQRQFYEVEDGKPSVQGQRGKTVCPLNVDTEQQRRLVTEQLKSLFKEREGKEAQQGDSNGASSPQDWTPTVKLVRAAVDRRNWQQASGLMPVFEEDEEEINGCPAEEEEEEGEAGEETHDESLLDQKQQISAMTAEINNLKAKNDSLLQALRSKRSIWDRSPPKKLSDKSSQCSDEYGPEWKRTLPLYPDGIFLAELVHICSPDEEEGEVK, encoded by the exons ATGAAGGGCCTCGAGGATGAGAAGAAGGCTGCTGTAtcagctgaaaatgaaaaaagcagaCAGTGCAGAGAACTCTGTGAAAA GGTCTTAAATCTGGAGAAGGATTTGTTACATATGAGGTCTGCTCTGGACAGAGGAAGCATCGATCAATCAACCGAGAGAGCTCCGGGCTCGCTCAACAGAACATTACCA GAGAAGCAGAAAGTTGACACAGAGATGCTGGAGTTGAGAGAGGCTCTGAAAGAGGCTGAGACTAAGGCAAAGATACTAGAAGAAGAGCGTAACAAGGCACTCCAACAGCTTCAAGCGTCTATTGAg ATGCAGAGGACGCTGTTGAGTCAAATAGAGGAGACGCACAAGAAGCTCAGCCACACTGCACAGGATCATTCTGAACTGCAGAAAGAGCTGACCGAAGCCAACAACAAGATCAGCCAAGCATGCCTG GAAAAAGCCATCTTATCAACTCAAGTGTTGAAGTTGGAGGAcaatataaaagaaataaagtccAAACTGACTGAGGCTCTGTGTGACAAAGATCACCTGATACAG GAGAAGACAAATCTTCTCCACAGGGTTCAAGTCCTGGAGATGCAGACTcacaacaaacagcagcagaaagatGTTGTGGTGAAGGAAGACTCAAAGGCTCTCAGAGAG gaaaatgaaaaaataagagGAGAGCTTGAAATGATCAAGAAGAGGCTGGAGATATCACACCACGAGCTACAGGAGCTGACAGATGAGAAAATCATAAACACCAAACAGGTCACCGATCTGGAGGTGCAGTGCTCTCAGCTGatcagagaaaaagaggaactgCAGAGTGAAATTAAAGGCAGACGAGAAGAAATGCAGGAAAAGTGCTGTGAGCACAG GGAATCTGTGGAAGTCTTGGAACTAGAATACCAGAAACTGAGGAATCAGTGTCTGCGTTTGGAGGGTGAGGTGTTTGAGAAGGAAAAGCGGGAGGAAGAGTATCGCAAACAAGATGTGGTAAAGGTCCAGACCATCGAGGAACTGAAGGCTGTGGCCTCACATTGGACAGAGAAATGGCAAAAAGTGGCTTTGACCCTGCAGTCTACACAAGAGGAGTTAGAGGAGTTAAAGAAGAACTCAAGAAATAAA ggAGGATGTGACTCGCTGCTCAGGGATGAGCTTGAAAAGCTGGAGCTGGAAAGGAGCAGGAGCCAGGCACGTCTTCATAGAGATAAGGACGAAGGTAAAG GTGAAGGGGGCCAGATTCCAGACAAAGGGACAGAGACATG cttatcAGAATCCTCTTTGTTATGGGACTCTGAGAGCCACCCAAACAAATTCCTTCAG GTCAGCATCCAAAGCAGTGAGGTTCAaaggctgaagcaaaaacttgcAGACAAAGAGAATGAACTGAGCGAAAA AGAACATGCTTTAAAGACTCTAGAAAGGCtgagagagatggaaaaaaatgagGCTAAAATCAAGATTTCTGCCCTGGAGCTCAAG CTCATGAAAAAGCTTCCTGAAGATGGCCAAGATCAGGGAAGCATTCTAACAGACATCTTCATTCGTGACTCAGAGG agattccAGGGAAGGTGAACCAAATCCTCCCAAGCTCGAAGCTTCAAACCCAGAGGCAGTTTTATGAG GTTGAAGATGGGAAACCTTCTGTCCAAGGCCAAAGGGGCAAAACAGTCTGTCCGCTTAATGTAGACACAGAGCAGCAAAGGAGACTGGTTACTGAGCAG TTAAAGAGTTTATTTAAAGAACGAGAGGGAAAGGAGGCCCAGCAGGGTGACAGCAATGGAGCCTCTTCACCTCAAGACTGGACACCCACAGTTAAACTTGTTAGG GCTGCAGTGGACAGGAGAAACTGGCAACAAGCCTCGGGTTTGATGCCAGTGTtcgaggaggatgaagaggagattAACGGCTGtccagcagaggaggaggaggaggagggagaggcagGAGAGGAGACCCATGATGAAAGCCTCCTTGATCAGAAACAGCAG ATCTCAGCTATGACTGCAGAAATCAACAATCTGAAGGCAAAAAATGACAGTCTGCTGCAAG CCTTAAGGTCAAAGAGGTCAATCTGGGACCGTAGCCCCCCCAAAAAGCTCTCAGATAAGTCTTCTCAGTGTTCAGATGAATATGGCCCAGAGTGGAAGAGGACACTTCCCCTTTATCCTGATGGAATATTCCTGGCTGAGCTTGTACACATCTGTAGCCCTGatgaagaggagggagaggttaAATGA